From a single Octopus sinensis linkage group LG5, ASM634580v1, whole genome shotgun sequence genomic region:
- the LOC115212127 gene encoding uncharacterized protein LOC115212127 codes for MSLPNLPPYSGDVTLWFAQLDAYFSAHAVPHQQQLNLLYCGMPSPLARSVKDLITDPHPDATYVSMKSEVLRWNTQSAESKFQTLMQDEHLRDRTPSEFLHWLRELSNIPLEDNLLLRKLFSSCLPLNVQSILATTAMVDKIIELTVQPALHHTCSDPLVASPTTTKSPASSYDNILERVDALTCCMDTLWQEHTSS; via the exons ATGAGTCTTCCCAACTTGCCTCCATACTCTGGTGATGTCACACTTTGGTTTGCTCAATTGGATGCATATTTTTCCGCCCATGCTGTACCTCACCAACAGCAACTGAACCTTTTGTACTGTGGAATGCCTTCACCTCTCGCACGCTCAGTGAAAGATCTCATCACTGACCCACATCCAGATGCAACTTACGTGTCCATGAAATCTGAGGTTCTCCGTTGGAACACACAATCCGCAGAGAGTAAATTCCAGACACTGATGCAAGATGAACATCTGAGAGATAGGACACCATCTGAGTTTCTTCATTGGTTGCGAGAACTCAGCAATATTCCACTTGAGGACAATCTTCTGCTAAGGAAATTGTTTTCCTCTTGTCTACCGCTGAATGTCCAATCAATACTGGCCACAACAG CCATGGTGGACAAGATCATAGAGCTTACTGTACAGCCTGCACTTCACCATACCTGTTCAGACCCTTTAGTAGCTTCACCTACTACTACAAAGTCTCCTGCCTCATCATATGACAACATTTTGGAGAGAGTCGATGCATTAACATGTTGCATGGACACACTGTGGCAAGAACACACCAGCTCTTAG